From the Williamwhitmania sp. genome, one window contains:
- a CDS encoding type I phosphomannose isomerase catalytic subunit, whose product MQELYPLKFQPIYKEKIWGGNKIAKIFARKNLPAGKIGESWELSAVEGDESIVKNGYLEGNSLNELVEIYMGDMVGEKVYEKFGSEFPLLIKFIEANDKLSLQVHPNDEVAMERHHSYGKTEMWYVLDSEPDAELVYGFNRPTSKKEFKEALESSNFDQLLNFEKTKTGDVFYIPAGKLHALGSGLMVVEIQQTSDITYRVSDWGRKDEAGMERELHVDLAIDVIDYAGEKSGKVTYSKTKNHPSLLVESAYFKTNLLEFDQELAVDYNLIDSFVVYICIKGTAFIIQSSGKSTKIQAGETILIPADLRNFRLVPEKPCSLIETYLP is encoded by the coding sequence ATGCAAGAATTATACCCACTTAAATTTCAGCCAATTTACAAAGAGAAAATCTGGGGAGGGAACAAAATCGCAAAAATATTTGCCCGAAAAAACCTTCCTGCAGGTAAAATTGGTGAAAGTTGGGAGCTATCTGCCGTTGAAGGGGATGAATCGATCGTCAAAAATGGTTATCTGGAAGGCAATAGCCTGAACGAGTTGGTAGAAATTTACATGGGCGACATGGTGGGTGAAAAAGTTTATGAAAAATTTGGTTCTGAATTCCCTTTGCTCATCAAGTTCATAGAGGCCAACGATAAGCTCTCTCTTCAAGTACATCCCAATGATGAGGTCGCCATGGAGCGCCATCACTCCTATGGCAAAACAGAAATGTGGTACGTTCTCGATAGCGAACCCGACGCTGAACTTGTGTACGGCTTCAACAGGCCAACCAGCAAGAAGGAGTTCAAAGAAGCATTAGAAAGCAGCAACTTCGATCAGCTGCTAAACTTTGAAAAAACTAAAACAGGAGATGTATTTTACATTCCTGCCGGCAAACTCCACGCATTGGGAAGTGGGTTAATGGTGGTTGAAATTCAGCAAACATCGGACATCACTTACCGGGTCAGCGACTGGGGACGAAAAGATGAAGCGGGAATGGAGAGAGAGCTGCATGTTGATCTCGCAATTGACGTAATTGACTATGCTGGTGAAAAATCAGGTAAGGTTACCTACTCTAAAACAAAAAACCACCCTAGCCTGCTGGTTGAGTCTGCCTACTTCAAGACCAACTTGCTTGAATTCGACCAAGAACTTGCAGTGGATTACAACCTTATCGACTCCTTTGTTGTTTACATTTGCATTAAAGGAACGGCATTCATCATCCAGAGTTCTGGCAAATCGACCAAGATACAGGCAGGCGAAACCATTCTAATTCCTGCTGACTTGCGAAATTTCCGTTTGGTGCCAGAAAAGCCCTGTTCGTTGATTGAAACATACCTTCCGTAA
- the udk gene encoding uridine kinase, protein MLIIGIAGGTGSGKTTVVKKLVDCLPPGEVTVIPQDSYYKDSSHLPMDQRQEINFDHPSSVEFELLVENLKKLKKGEAVNQPIYSYLTCARAAETVYIEPKHVIIVEGILIFTNPELRDLLDIKVFVDADPDDRLSRVVRRDIIERGRSVNKVLERYEKTVKPMHLQFIEPTKRYADIIVPQGGNNEVAVSILTTIIEKTLHQHGY, encoded by the coding sequence ATGTTGATAATTGGTATTGCTGGAGGAACTGGTTCAGGCAAGACTACTGTAGTAAAAAAACTTGTTGACTGTTTGCCTCCAGGCGAGGTTACCGTTATTCCTCAGGATTCATACTATAAGGATAGCAGCCACCTGCCTATGGATCAGAGGCAGGAAATTAATTTTGACCACCCTTCATCAGTTGAGTTTGAGTTGCTGGTGGAGAATCTAAAGAAACTCAAGAAAGGGGAGGCTGTAAATCAGCCAATTTACTCCTACCTCACCTGCGCTAGGGCGGCAGAAACTGTGTATATCGAGCCAAAGCATGTTATAATTGTTGAGGGAATATTGATTTTCACCAATCCGGAGTTGCGCGATCTGCTGGATATTAAAGTCTTTGTGGACGCAGATCCTGATGATAGACTTAGCCGCGTTGTCCGTCGCGACATTATTGAGCGGGGTCGATCCGTAAACAAGGTTCTCGAGCGTTACGAAAAAACAGTGAAGCCGATGCACCTTCAATTTATAGAACCAACTAAGCGATATGCTGACATTATTGTTCCTCAAGGAGGAAACAATGAAGTTGCTGTTAGCATTCTTACCACCATTATAGAAAAAACACTTCACCAACATGGCTATTAG